From Riemerella anatipestifer ATCC 11845 = DSM 15868, a single genomic window includes:
- a CDS encoding homogentisate 1,2-dioxygenase has product MRYIQLGDIPQKRHTVFKSKEGQFYYEQLFGTEGFHGIASLLYHIHRPTQIKSIGAPKDVSPKIAVEKNITPRMFKGMNVTPEKDFLDSRKVLLLNNDLKMGLAKPQQSMDYFYKNAECDELLFVHQGKGVLKTFVGNLDFSVGDYLIIPRGTIYQISFETEDTVLFFLESHSPIYTPKRYRNEFGQLLEHSPFCERDIIAPTFVPPIDEKGDFLIKVKKENHITDFIYATHPFDVVGWDGYFYPYKFNIKNFEPITGRIHQPPPVHQNFEGHNFVVCSFVARLYDYHPDAIPAPYNHSNIDSDEVLFYTEGDFMSRNHIDLMDFTLHPGGIVHGPHPGAMERSIGKKSTEEYAVMVDPFRPLKITEEAIKVEDTSYKTSWLEDENN; this is encoded by the coding sequence ATGAGATACATCCAGCTAGGAGACATTCCACAAAAAAGACACACCGTTTTTAAATCTAAAGAAGGGCAGTTCTATTACGAACAGCTTTTTGGTACAGAAGGGTTTCATGGGATAGCTTCTTTATTATACCATATCCACAGACCCACTCAAATTAAATCTATAGGAGCTCCTAAAGATGTATCGCCCAAAATAGCGGTAGAGAAAAACATTACCCCTAGAATGTTTAAGGGGATGAATGTAACTCCCGAAAAAGATTTCCTAGACAGTAGAAAGGTATTACTCCTTAATAACGACCTTAAAATGGGACTTGCCAAGCCCCAACAGTCTATGGACTATTTCTACAAAAATGCAGAGTGCGATGAGCTGTTGTTTGTGCATCAAGGTAAAGGGGTTCTTAAAACCTTTGTAGGGAATTTAGATTTTTCCGTAGGCGACTATCTTATTATCCCTAGAGGGACGATTTACCAAATCTCTTTTGAAACAGAAGACACGGTACTCTTCTTTTTAGAAAGCCACTCCCCTATCTATACGCCTAAACGCTACCGCAATGAGTTTGGGCAGTTGCTAGAGCATTCGCCGTTCTGCGAGAGAGACATCATAGCCCCTACTTTTGTACCACCTATAGATGAAAAGGGAGATTTCCTTATTAAAGTAAAGAAAGAAAATCACATCACCGATTTTATCTATGCCACACACCCATTTGATGTGGTAGGTTGGGACGGCTATTTTTATCCGTATAAGTTCAACATCAAAAACTTTGAGCCTATCACGGGGCGTATCCACCAGCCGCCACCAGTACATCAGAACTTTGAAGGGCATAACTTTGTGGTTTGCTCTTTTGTGGCAAGGCTTTACGACTACCACCCAGACGCCATACCTGCTCCTTACAACCACTCTAACATCGATAGCGATGAGGTACTCTTCTACACCGAAGGCGACTTTATGAGTAGAAACCATATTGATTTAATGGATTTCACCCTACACCCAGGCGGTATTGTACATGGGCCTCACCCTGGAGCTATGGAGCGAAGCATAGGTAAAAAATCCACCGAAGAGTACGCTGTAATGGTGGACCCATTCCGTCCGCTTAAGATTACAGAGGAAGCCATTAAAGTAGAAGACACCAGCTACAAAACCAGTTGGCTAGAAGATGAAAATAACTAA